A portion of the Symphalangus syndactylus isolate Jambi chromosome 13, NHGRI_mSymSyn1-v2.1_pri, whole genome shotgun sequence genome contains these proteins:
- the KCNN1 gene encoding small conductance calcium-activated potassium channel protein 1 isoform X1 — MRLPPPPPAPPPPGPAPARCCPPRPRPRLRPPTGCPRPRGTLSPPALSARSGRAPQVSAGAQPLSHAGPRVACSEPNPCTQVVMNSHSYNGSVGRPLGSGPGALGRDPPDPEAGRPPQPPHSPGLQVVVAKSEPARPSPGSPRGQPQDQDDDEDDEEDEAGRQRASGKPSNVGHRLGHRRALFEKRKRLSDYALIFGMFGIVVMVTETELSWGVYTKESLYSFALKCLISLSTAILLGLVVLYHAREIQLFMVDNGADDWRIAMTCERVFLISLELAVCAIHPVPGHYRFTWTARLAFTYAPSVAEADVDVLLSIPMFLRLYLLGRVMLLHSKIFTDASSRSIGALNKITFNTRFVMKTLMTICPGTVLLVFSISSWIIAAWTVRVCERENMYHDKQEVTSNFLGAMWLISITFLSIGYGDMVPHTYCGKGVCLLTGIMGAGCTALVVAVVARKLELTKAEKHVHNFMMDTQLTKRVKNAAANVLRETWLIYKHTRLVKKPDQARVRKHQRKFLQAIHQAQKLRSVKIEQGKLNDQANTLTDLAKTQSVMYDLVSELHAQHEELEARLATLESRLDALGASLQALPGLIAQAIRPPPPPLPPRPGPGPQDQAARSSPCQWTPVAPSDCG; from the exons ATGCGCCTgccgccaccgcccccggccccgcCGCCCCCGGGCCCCGCGCCCGCTCGCTGCTGCCCGCCCCGTCCGCGACCCCGGCTCCGGCCCCCGACCGGTTGTCCGCGGCCGCGCGGGACCCTCTCCCCTCCAGCCTTGTCCGCCCGCTCGGGCCGAGCCCCGCAG GTCAGTGCAGGAGCCCAGCCACTGAGCCATGCCGGGCCCCGGGTGGCCTGCAGCGAGCCCAACCCCTGCACCCAGGTAGTCATGAACAGCCACAGCTACAATGGCAGCGTGGGGCGGCCGCTGGGCAGCGGGCCGGGCGCCCTGGGACGAGACCCTCCGGACCCCGAGGCCGGCCGCCCCCCACAACCCCCGCATAGCCCGGGCCTCCAGGTGGTAGTGGCCAAGAGTGAGCCAGCCCGGCCCTCACCCGGCAGCCCCCGGGGGCAGCCCCAGGACCAGGACGATGACGAGGACGATGAGGAAGATGAGGCCGGCAGGCAGAGAGCCTCAGGGAAGCCCTCAAATGTGGGCCACCGCCTGGGCCACCGGCGGGCGCTCTTCGAGAAGCGGAAGCGCCTCAGCGACTATGCCCTCATTTTTGGCATGTTTGGCATCGTCGTCATGGTGACGGAGACCGAGCTGTCCTGGGGGGTGTATACCAAG GAGTCTCTGTACTCATTCGCACTCAAATGCCTCATCAGCCTCTCCACGGCCATCCTGCTGGGTCTCGTTGTCCTCTACCATGCCCGGGAGATCCAG CTGTTCATGGTGGACAACGGGGCTGATGACTGGCGCATCGCCATGACCTGCGAGCGCGTGTTCCTCATCTCGCTAGAGCTGGCGGTGTGCGCCATTCACCCGGTGCCCGGCCACTACCGCTTCACGTGGACGGCGCGGCTGGCCTTCACGTACGCGCCCTCGGTGGCCGAGGCCGACGTGGACGTGCTGCTGTCCATCCCCATGTTCCTGCGCCTCTACCTGCTGGGCCGGGTGATGCTATTGCACAGCAAAATCTTCACGGACGCCTCGAGCCGCAGCATCGGGGCCCTCAACAAGATCACCTTCAACACGCGCTTCGTCATGAAGACGCTCATGACCATCTGCCCCGGCACCGTGCTGCTGGTCTTCAGCATCTCCTCCTGGATCATCGCAGCCTGGACCGTGCGCGTCTGCGAAAG GGAAAACAT gtACCACGACAAGCAGGAAGTGACCAGCAACTTCCTGGGGGCCATGTGGCTGATTTCCATCACCTTCCTCTCCATCGGCTACGGCGACATGGTGCCCCACACCTACTGCGGGAAGGGTGTGTGCCTGCTCACTGGCATCATG GGAGCTGGCTGTACCGCGCTCGTGGTGGCTGTGGTGGCCCGGAAGCTGGAGCTCACCAAGGCTGAGAAGCACGTGCACAACTTCATGATGGACACTCAGCTCACCAAGCGG GTAAAAAACGCCGCTGCTAACGTTCTCAGGGAGACGTGGCTCATCTACAAACACACCAGGCTGGTGAAGAAGCCAGACCAAGCCCGGGTTCGGAAACACCAGCGTAAGTTCCTCCAAGCCATCCATCA GGCTCAGAA GCTTAGGAGTGTGAAGATCGAGCAAGGGAAGCTGAATGACCAGGCTAACACGCTTACCGACCTGGCCAAG ACCCAGAGCGTTATGTACGACCTTGTATCGGAGCTGCACGCTCAGCACGAGGAGCTGGAGGCCCGCCTGGCCACCCTGGAAAGCCGCCTGGATGCGCTGGGTGCCTCTCTACAGGCCCTGCCCGGCCTCATCGCCCAAGCCATACGCCCGCCCCCGCCTCCCCTGCCTCCCCGGCCCGGCCCCGGCCCCCAAGACCAGGCAGCCCGGAGCTCCCCCTGCCAGTGGACGCCCGTGGCCCCCTCGGACTGCGGGTGA
- the KCNN1 gene encoding small conductance calcium-activated potassium channel protein 1 isoform X2, giving the protein MRLPPPPPAPPPPGPAPARCCPPRPRPRLRPPTGCPRPRGTLSPPALSARSGRAPQVSAGAQPLSHAGPRVACSEPNPCTQVVMNSHSYNGSVGRPLGSGPGALGRDPPDPEAGRPPQPPHSPGLQVVVAKSEPARPSPGSPRGQPQDQDDDEDDEEDEAGRQRASGKPSNVGHRLGHRRALFEKRKRLSDYALIFGMFGIVVMVTETELSWGVYTKESLYSFALKCLISLSTAILLGLVVLYHAREIQLFMVDNGADDWRIAMTCERVFLISLELAVCAIHPVPGHYRFTWTARLAFTYAPSVAEADVDVLLSIPMFLRLYLLGRVMLLHSKIFTDASSRSIGALNKITFNTRFVMKTLMTICPGTVLLVFSISSWIIAAWTVRVCERYHDKQEVTSNFLGAMWLISITFLSIGYGDMVPHTYCGKGVCLLTGIMGAGCTALVVAVVARKLELTKAEKHVHNFMMDTQLTKRVKNAAANVLRETWLIYKHTRLVKKPDQARVRKHQRKFLQAIHQAQKLRSVKIEQGKLNDQANTLTDLAKTQSVMYDLVSELHAQHEELEARLATLESRLDALGASLQALPGLIAQAIRPPPPPLPPRPGPGPQDQAARSSPCQWTPVAPSDCG; this is encoded by the exons ATGCGCCTgccgccaccgcccccggccccgcCGCCCCCGGGCCCCGCGCCCGCTCGCTGCTGCCCGCCCCGTCCGCGACCCCGGCTCCGGCCCCCGACCGGTTGTCCGCGGCCGCGCGGGACCCTCTCCCCTCCAGCCTTGTCCGCCCGCTCGGGCCGAGCCCCGCAG GTCAGTGCAGGAGCCCAGCCACTGAGCCATGCCGGGCCCCGGGTGGCCTGCAGCGAGCCCAACCCCTGCACCCAGGTAGTCATGAACAGCCACAGCTACAATGGCAGCGTGGGGCGGCCGCTGGGCAGCGGGCCGGGCGCCCTGGGACGAGACCCTCCGGACCCCGAGGCCGGCCGCCCCCCACAACCCCCGCATAGCCCGGGCCTCCAGGTGGTAGTGGCCAAGAGTGAGCCAGCCCGGCCCTCACCCGGCAGCCCCCGGGGGCAGCCCCAGGACCAGGACGATGACGAGGACGATGAGGAAGATGAGGCCGGCAGGCAGAGAGCCTCAGGGAAGCCCTCAAATGTGGGCCACCGCCTGGGCCACCGGCGGGCGCTCTTCGAGAAGCGGAAGCGCCTCAGCGACTATGCCCTCATTTTTGGCATGTTTGGCATCGTCGTCATGGTGACGGAGACCGAGCTGTCCTGGGGGGTGTATACCAAG GAGTCTCTGTACTCATTCGCACTCAAATGCCTCATCAGCCTCTCCACGGCCATCCTGCTGGGTCTCGTTGTCCTCTACCATGCCCGGGAGATCCAG CTGTTCATGGTGGACAACGGGGCTGATGACTGGCGCATCGCCATGACCTGCGAGCGCGTGTTCCTCATCTCGCTAGAGCTGGCGGTGTGCGCCATTCACCCGGTGCCCGGCCACTACCGCTTCACGTGGACGGCGCGGCTGGCCTTCACGTACGCGCCCTCGGTGGCCGAGGCCGACGTGGACGTGCTGCTGTCCATCCCCATGTTCCTGCGCCTCTACCTGCTGGGCCGGGTGATGCTATTGCACAGCAAAATCTTCACGGACGCCTCGAGCCGCAGCATCGGGGCCCTCAACAAGATCACCTTCAACACGCGCTTCGTCATGAAGACGCTCATGACCATCTGCCCCGGCACCGTGCTGCTGGTCTTCAGCATCTCCTCCTGGATCATCGCAGCCTGGACCGTGCGCGTCTGCGAAAG gtACCACGACAAGCAGGAAGTGACCAGCAACTTCCTGGGGGCCATGTGGCTGATTTCCATCACCTTCCTCTCCATCGGCTACGGCGACATGGTGCCCCACACCTACTGCGGGAAGGGTGTGTGCCTGCTCACTGGCATCATG GGAGCTGGCTGTACCGCGCTCGTGGTGGCTGTGGTGGCCCGGAAGCTGGAGCTCACCAAGGCTGAGAAGCACGTGCACAACTTCATGATGGACACTCAGCTCACCAAGCGG GTAAAAAACGCCGCTGCTAACGTTCTCAGGGAGACGTGGCTCATCTACAAACACACCAGGCTGGTGAAGAAGCCAGACCAAGCCCGGGTTCGGAAACACCAGCGTAAGTTCCTCCAAGCCATCCATCA GGCTCAGAA GCTTAGGAGTGTGAAGATCGAGCAAGGGAAGCTGAATGACCAGGCTAACACGCTTACCGACCTGGCCAAG ACCCAGAGCGTTATGTACGACCTTGTATCGGAGCTGCACGCTCAGCACGAGGAGCTGGAGGCCCGCCTGGCCACCCTGGAAAGCCGCCTGGATGCGCTGGGTGCCTCTCTACAGGCCCTGCCCGGCCTCATCGCCCAAGCCATACGCCCGCCCCCGCCTCCCCTGCCTCCCCGGCCCGGCCCCGGCCCCCAAGACCAGGCAGCCCGGAGCTCCCCCTGCCAGTGGACGCCCGTGGCCCCCTCGGACTGCGGGTGA
- the KCNN1 gene encoding small conductance calcium-activated potassium channel protein 1 isoform X3: MRLPPPPPAPPPPGPAPARCCPPRPRPRLRPPTGCPRPRGTLSPPALSARSGRAPQVSAGAQPLSHAGPRVACSEPNPCTQVVMNSHSYNGSVGRPLGSGPGALGRDPPDPEAGRPPQPPHSPGLQVVVAKSEPARPSPGSPRGQPQDQDDDEDDEEDEAGRQRASGKPSNVGHRLGHRRALFEKRKRLSDYALIFGMFGIVVMVTETELSWGVYTKESLYSFALKCLISLSTAILLGLVVLYHAREIQLFMVDNGADDWRIAMTCERVFLISLELAVCAIHPVPGHYRFTWTARLAFTYAPSVAEADVDVLLSIPMFLRLYLLGRVMLLHSKIFTDASSRSIGALNKITFNTRFVMKTLMTICPGTVLLVFSISSWIIAAWTVRVCERYHDKQEVTSNFLGAMWLISITFLSIGYGDMVPHTYCGKGVCLLTGIMGAGCTALVVAVVARKLELTKAEKHVHNFMMDTQLTKRVKNAAANVLRETWLIYKHTRLVKKPDQARVRKHQRKFLQAIHQLRSVKIEQGKLNDQANTLTDLAKTQSVMYDLVSELHAQHEELEARLATLESRLDALGASLQALPGLIAQAIRPPPPPLPPRPGPGPQDQAARSSPCQWTPVAPSDCG, encoded by the exons ATGCGCCTgccgccaccgcccccggccccgcCGCCCCCGGGCCCCGCGCCCGCTCGCTGCTGCCCGCCCCGTCCGCGACCCCGGCTCCGGCCCCCGACCGGTTGTCCGCGGCCGCGCGGGACCCTCTCCCCTCCAGCCTTGTCCGCCCGCTCGGGCCGAGCCCCGCAG GTCAGTGCAGGAGCCCAGCCACTGAGCCATGCCGGGCCCCGGGTGGCCTGCAGCGAGCCCAACCCCTGCACCCAGGTAGTCATGAACAGCCACAGCTACAATGGCAGCGTGGGGCGGCCGCTGGGCAGCGGGCCGGGCGCCCTGGGACGAGACCCTCCGGACCCCGAGGCCGGCCGCCCCCCACAACCCCCGCATAGCCCGGGCCTCCAGGTGGTAGTGGCCAAGAGTGAGCCAGCCCGGCCCTCACCCGGCAGCCCCCGGGGGCAGCCCCAGGACCAGGACGATGACGAGGACGATGAGGAAGATGAGGCCGGCAGGCAGAGAGCCTCAGGGAAGCCCTCAAATGTGGGCCACCGCCTGGGCCACCGGCGGGCGCTCTTCGAGAAGCGGAAGCGCCTCAGCGACTATGCCCTCATTTTTGGCATGTTTGGCATCGTCGTCATGGTGACGGAGACCGAGCTGTCCTGGGGGGTGTATACCAAG GAGTCTCTGTACTCATTCGCACTCAAATGCCTCATCAGCCTCTCCACGGCCATCCTGCTGGGTCTCGTTGTCCTCTACCATGCCCGGGAGATCCAG CTGTTCATGGTGGACAACGGGGCTGATGACTGGCGCATCGCCATGACCTGCGAGCGCGTGTTCCTCATCTCGCTAGAGCTGGCGGTGTGCGCCATTCACCCGGTGCCCGGCCACTACCGCTTCACGTGGACGGCGCGGCTGGCCTTCACGTACGCGCCCTCGGTGGCCGAGGCCGACGTGGACGTGCTGCTGTCCATCCCCATGTTCCTGCGCCTCTACCTGCTGGGCCGGGTGATGCTATTGCACAGCAAAATCTTCACGGACGCCTCGAGCCGCAGCATCGGGGCCCTCAACAAGATCACCTTCAACACGCGCTTCGTCATGAAGACGCTCATGACCATCTGCCCCGGCACCGTGCTGCTGGTCTTCAGCATCTCCTCCTGGATCATCGCAGCCTGGACCGTGCGCGTCTGCGAAAG gtACCACGACAAGCAGGAAGTGACCAGCAACTTCCTGGGGGCCATGTGGCTGATTTCCATCACCTTCCTCTCCATCGGCTACGGCGACATGGTGCCCCACACCTACTGCGGGAAGGGTGTGTGCCTGCTCACTGGCATCATG GGAGCTGGCTGTACCGCGCTCGTGGTGGCTGTGGTGGCCCGGAAGCTGGAGCTCACCAAGGCTGAGAAGCACGTGCACAACTTCATGATGGACACTCAGCTCACCAAGCGG GTAAAAAACGCCGCTGCTAACGTTCTCAGGGAGACGTGGCTCATCTACAAACACACCAGGCTGGTGAAGAAGCCAGACCAAGCCCGGGTTCGGAAACACCAGCGTAAGTTCCTCCAAGCCATCCATCA GCTTAGGAGTGTGAAGATCGAGCAAGGGAAGCTGAATGACCAGGCTAACACGCTTACCGACCTGGCCAAG ACCCAGAGCGTTATGTACGACCTTGTATCGGAGCTGCACGCTCAGCACGAGGAGCTGGAGGCCCGCCTGGCCACCCTGGAAAGCCGCCTGGATGCGCTGGGTGCCTCTCTACAGGCCCTGCCCGGCCTCATCGCCCAAGCCATACGCCCGCCCCCGCCTCCCCTGCCTCCCCGGCCCGGCCCCGGCCCCCAAGACCAGGCAGCCCGGAGCTCCCCCTGCCAGTGGACGCCCGTGGCCCCCTCGGACTGCGGGTGA
- the KCNN1 gene encoding small conductance calcium-activated potassium channel protein 1 isoform X4, producing the protein MNSHSYNGSVGRPLGSGPGALGRDPPDPEAGRPPQPPHSPGLQVVVAKSEPARPSPGSPRGQPQDQDDDEDDEEDEAGRQRASGKPSNVGHRLGHRRALFEKRKRLSDYALIFGMFGIVVMVTETELSWGVYTKESLYSFALKCLISLSTAILLGLVVLYHAREIQLFMVDNGADDWRIAMTCERVFLISLELAVCAIHPVPGHYRFTWTARLAFTYAPSVAEADVDVLLSIPMFLRLYLLGRVMLLHSKIFTDASSRSIGALNKITFNTRFVMKTLMTICPGTVLLVFSISSWIIAAWTVRVCERYHDKQEVTSNFLGAMWLISITFLSIGYGDMVPHTYCGKGVCLLTGIMGAGCTALVVAVVARKLELTKAEKHVHNFMMDTQLTKRVKNAAANVLRETWLIYKHTRLVKKPDQARVRKHQRKFLQAIHQLRSVKIEQGKLNDQANTLTDLAKTQSVMYDLVSELHAQHEELEARLATLESRLDALGASLQALPGLIAQAIRPPPPPLPPRPGPGPQDQAARSSPCQWTPVAPSDCG; encoded by the exons ATGAACAGCCACAGCTACAATGGCAGCGTGGGGCGGCCGCTGGGCAGCGGGCCGGGCGCCCTGGGACGAGACCCTCCGGACCCCGAGGCCGGCCGCCCCCCACAACCCCCGCATAGCCCGGGCCTCCAGGTGGTAGTGGCCAAGAGTGAGCCAGCCCGGCCCTCACCCGGCAGCCCCCGGGGGCAGCCCCAGGACCAGGACGATGACGAGGACGATGAGGAAGATGAGGCCGGCAGGCAGAGAGCCTCAGGGAAGCCCTCAAATGTGGGCCACCGCCTGGGCCACCGGCGGGCGCTCTTCGAGAAGCGGAAGCGCCTCAGCGACTATGCCCTCATTTTTGGCATGTTTGGCATCGTCGTCATGGTGACGGAGACCGAGCTGTCCTGGGGGGTGTATACCAAG GAGTCTCTGTACTCATTCGCACTCAAATGCCTCATCAGCCTCTCCACGGCCATCCTGCTGGGTCTCGTTGTCCTCTACCATGCCCGGGAGATCCAG CTGTTCATGGTGGACAACGGGGCTGATGACTGGCGCATCGCCATGACCTGCGAGCGCGTGTTCCTCATCTCGCTAGAGCTGGCGGTGTGCGCCATTCACCCGGTGCCCGGCCACTACCGCTTCACGTGGACGGCGCGGCTGGCCTTCACGTACGCGCCCTCGGTGGCCGAGGCCGACGTGGACGTGCTGCTGTCCATCCCCATGTTCCTGCGCCTCTACCTGCTGGGCCGGGTGATGCTATTGCACAGCAAAATCTTCACGGACGCCTCGAGCCGCAGCATCGGGGCCCTCAACAAGATCACCTTCAACACGCGCTTCGTCATGAAGACGCTCATGACCATCTGCCCCGGCACCGTGCTGCTGGTCTTCAGCATCTCCTCCTGGATCATCGCAGCCTGGACCGTGCGCGTCTGCGAAAG gtACCACGACAAGCAGGAAGTGACCAGCAACTTCCTGGGGGCCATGTGGCTGATTTCCATCACCTTCCTCTCCATCGGCTACGGCGACATGGTGCCCCACACCTACTGCGGGAAGGGTGTGTGCCTGCTCACTGGCATCATG GGAGCTGGCTGTACCGCGCTCGTGGTGGCTGTGGTGGCCCGGAAGCTGGAGCTCACCAAGGCTGAGAAGCACGTGCACAACTTCATGATGGACACTCAGCTCACCAAGCGG GTAAAAAACGCCGCTGCTAACGTTCTCAGGGAGACGTGGCTCATCTACAAACACACCAGGCTGGTGAAGAAGCCAGACCAAGCCCGGGTTCGGAAACACCAGCGTAAGTTCCTCCAAGCCATCCATCA GCTTAGGAGTGTGAAGATCGAGCAAGGGAAGCTGAATGACCAGGCTAACACGCTTACCGACCTGGCCAAG ACCCAGAGCGTTATGTACGACCTTGTATCGGAGCTGCACGCTCAGCACGAGGAGCTGGAGGCCCGCCTGGCCACCCTGGAAAGCCGCCTGGATGCGCTGGGTGCCTCTCTACAGGCCCTGCCCGGCCTCATCGCCCAAGCCATACGCCCGCCCCCGCCTCCCCTGCCTCCCCGGCCCGGCCCCGGCCCCCAAGACCAGGCAGCCCGGAGCTCCCCCTGCCAGTGGACGCCCGTGGCCCCCTCGGACTGCGGGTGA